DNA from Halorarum salinum:
CATGTACAGCGCGTACCCCGCGACGTTCTCGGCCTCGTACTCGCGGGTGAGCCGGTCGTACACCGCGTGGTCGAGGCCGACGACCAGCCTGAGGAACTCCAGCAGGAACGCGACGGCGACGCAGGCGACGAGGAACAGCCGCAACCCCCGCCAGGTCACCAGGTCGAGGACGTACAGCAGGGGGATGCCGGTCCCGGAGGCGTGGACCGCCCGGCGGCCGAGTTCGGTCACGGCCCCACCCGCGGCGGTCGCCGCCGTTCGCGTCCTCCCCGGCCGCGGTTCGTCCACCGCGGTCCGCGGCCGGGCCATTCCTGCCTACGGCCGTGCCGTTGCCGCCCGCGGGCCGTGCGCACCCGGCCGCGAGCCGCCCGGACGAACCGGCCGGTCGCCGCCCCCCCTGCCGCCGGCCGCCGGCCCTCCCAGGTCATCCTACGCCGTCTCGACGTCCGTCTCGACGGTTCCGTACGCCGATTCGAGATCCGTGAAGGTCCGGTCCGTCTCGGCGTCCAGCAGCGTCTCCAGTTCCCCGGCCACGTCCGCGACGGGCACGCGCACCTGCGCGGCCGTGTCGCGCTCGCGGACGGTGACCGTGTCCGGGCCGTCGCCCTCGAGGCCGTCGCGATCGACGGTGACGCAGAACGGCGTGCCGACCTCGTCCTGCCGCCGGTATCGGCGGCCGATGGAGCCGGCGTCGTCGTGCTCGACCGCCAGCCCCGCCGCGCGGAGGTCGTCGGTCACCCCGTCGGCCAGTTCGAGGAGGCGCTCGTCGTTCGAGACGAGCGGGAACACGGCGGCGTCCGTCGGCGCGAGTTCGGGGTCGAGCGCGAGGTACGTGCGCTCCTCGCCGTCGACGGTGTCCTCGCGGTAGGCGTGCTCGACGAGCGTGTACAGCACCCGGTCGACGCCGAACGAGGGCTCGACGACGTGCGGGGTGACGTGCTCGCCGTTCTCGGTCACCTCCTCGACCGCGAAGTTCGCCACCTCGGTCGGGACCGATAGCTCCTCGCCGTCGACCTCGACGGTCACCGTCTCCGCGTCGAACGCGTCCGGGTCGCGCGCGGCGAGCGACTCGAGGGCGTCGGCCACGTCGCCGGCCTGCCCGCCGAACTCGGGGCCGAGCGTCGCCATGTCGGGGTCGACGGTCGGGCGCTCGACCGTCTTCGGCTCGTCGTACTGTCTGAACACGGTGAACGACTCGCCGGAGTGCTCGGCGTGCTTCGAGAGGTCGTAGTCGCCCCGGTAGGCGAAGCCCGTGATCTCGATCCAGTCGCCGGTGACCTCCGACTCGGCGTCCCAGCAGTCGGCCGCGTAGTGGGCGAGTTCGCCGGGGAGGTGCTGGCGGAAGCGGAAGCGGTCCGTGTCGACGCCGACGCGCTCGTACCAGCCCTGCGCGACGCCGAGGTAGTAGCCGACCCAGTCGGAGCCGATCACGCCCTCCTCGACCGCCTCGCCGACGGTCGTCTCGTACGGCTCGCCGTCCTCTGCATCCTGTTCGACGGCGGAGTAGAGCGTCACCTCGACGTCGGCGACCTCCTCGAGCGG
Protein-coding regions in this window:
- the glyS gene encoding glycine--tRNA ligase yields the protein MASQRDVMELAKRRGFFFGANGAYGGVAGFYTYGPKGAALKDNLESAWRDRFTVKQGNHEIEAPTVMPEAVFVASGHLDGFDDMLVECPECGVSHRADHLVEGATDVEDAEALGPERVGELIAEHGIECPNCGAALADEPVEDFNLMFETSIGPGSGQPGYLRPETAQGIFVEFPRLKEYARNRLPFGVTQIGPAYRNEISPRRGIIRIREFTQAELETFIDPETDEPPLEEVADVEVTLYSAVEQDAEDGEPYETTVGEAVEEGVIGSDWVGYYLGVAQGWYERVGVDTDRFRFRQHLPGELAHYAADCWDAESEVTGDWIEITGFAYRGDYDLSKHAEHSGESFTVFRQYDEPKTVERPTVDPDMATLGPEFGGQAGDVADALESLAARDPDAFDAETVTVEVDGEELSVPTEVANFAVEEVTENGEHVTPHVVEPSFGVDRVLYTLVEHAYREDTVDGEERTYLALDPELAPTDAAVFPLVSNDERLLELADGVTDDLRAAGLAVEHDDAGSIGRRYRRQDEVGTPFCVTVDRDGLEGDGPDTVTVRERDTAAQVRVPVADVAGELETLLDAETDRTFTDLESAYGTVETDVETA